The Terriglobia bacterium genome contains the following window.
TCTCCCTGATTCAGCACCTGGACTTGCGGCACCAACACTACGGGTACATCGGCCTGCAAGATTTCACCCTCCATCCACTGCTGCGCCCCGGCTCCTTCGTGCAGATTGACGAGGGGGTCAAGAAAATCCAGCCGGGCAAGTGGCGGACGGAATATGACCGGCCGATTTATTTTCTCGAACTTCGCGACGGTTATGCCTGCGGATGGTGCGAAGTGAACCGCAACGAACTCCTTTTGCTCCCGCACCCGCTATCCCCTTGCAGCGTGAAAAAATACGCGTATGGGACCGAAGCGGAGATCGTGGGACAGGTGACCGGGGTGGCTATGCGGCTTGTGGATCCCGATTACGAGGGAGCAGGCGAGAGCGCAAGATTGCCAAAGCGACAGTGACATTGGACGTAAAAAGCTCCGCGGTCAGGGGATCGCAATCCAAGGGTGCCGTGATTCGATAGGGCTGAAGCTTCTCCCAAGTGCCGATGAGTTCGATTATTTCTATCCGATTGCAACAAGCATAGACTTCCAGCTCCTCCACCAAGTTCTCGAGGGAACTCGTCCCCAGGCATTTGAATATTTCCTGGTGGCAGGCCGTCAGCGCGGCGGCGGCGGCGTCTTGCGAGAATTCATTCGCCAGTCCGTCATGATGATAGCGGCCCGTGGTGTAATCGCGGGTGGAGGCGAGATAGATCAGCCGGGCAAAATCCCCCTTGAGTTTTGCCAGAGTGCGATGCTGGAGATCCTCGCGCGCGGCTTCCACGGCCATTCGTTTGATCCTTGTTTCCATTTAGCCACCGATCCGGGGGAGATTTGCTGACGGAGATTGTGGTATCCCCGCAGATTTTCCGGCCAGGCCCCAAAGTTGCGTCGACAAATCGCTCACATAGCGAGCCATCCCCCGCGTGTGAATGGGACCGAGGAAATAGATAGCAACGGCCATCAGCCAGCACATTCCGGAAACGAGCAGGCAATCGACAGCAATCTTGATTTCCGTCCCAGGATTCAGGTCCGTGCTTTTCCGGGCTATTTCCGCATGGTATCGCCGGACATTGGCGATCTCGTGGCGGGTCTGGCGCAGCCATAAATAGGCAAGTCTTTTCCGCTCGCGGTGGAACAACTCCTGAGCCCCGCGCGAGTGTTCCCGGGCGATAAAATCGGAATCTTCCCGGTCGAAGATTCGTTCCAGGACCTCCGGCGGGCACGGTACGGCAGGCATTGCCGCTGCCGTCTGTTCTTCCGACCGATTGCGCGTGCTCCCCGATTGGGCTCCCTCACGCATAAACGAAAAACCAATCAATACGATGAACAGGAAGCCGAGAAGAATGACGAGAATGGCGGGCCAGCTCACGGAAGCACCGTCTTCGAGATGTAACTGCGGACCATGGCCACGCGCTTTCTCGTGCCGGCCGAAAGCAATTGATAATCGTATTCGAGCTTCGATTCGGAAGCGGGCAAGGGCATGGGCGCGTAGGCCCACAAGGCGGGGCACCAGATGGCCAAAACGAGAACGTAGGAAAGAGGTTGAAGATATACCCACCATACTTGAAAGGCTGAGCCTAACTGTGTGCGGAACGTGAGATTGACGACGCTGGTGCCAAGGAAGAGACCATAACCCAGCATCATGCCCCGAAGATTCTTGCCCAGAGGGATCGCGTAATAATAAAACAGGGCAAACAGAGCGATTAGAAAGACAGACTGAACCATCCGGAGATTTCGTTCCAAGTCATAGGCTATTGATCCCGGCGACAATCCCGTGCCGGACAACGCATTGGCCAGGACTTTCGAGATCACCATGGCAAAAACGAAAGCGAGAACATTGCGCGCCATGCGCGCGGCGCCCGGGTAGTGGACGAGGCCCTGCCTGTAAAGCTCGAAGAGTATCCCGCAACCCAACAACATATCGATGAATTGCGTATACCAATAAAAATAGGGGTATAAATCCGCATGCCAGAGCAAGATGTAAAATCGAGCGAGCGATTGCAGGAATACACAGAGCAGATACGCGTAGAAGAGAGAGTATTTCGCGAAGAATCTTCCGCGAACCGCTCTCAGGAGCAAAATGGCTTCGAGGATGTTGCACGTCCAGAAAATTAACTGGCTAATCATGATTGTTAGCCAGAAATTCTAACACGAAGCCCAGAGGGAAGGTTCAAGAAACCTTCCCTCTGGTCGGTTTGCAACCCTCGTGCTACGCGGCCAGTGTGGACGACGGGAGCACCCAGGGTGACGGTGCGGGTGGCGCACCGCCATCACTCTGCAGAACGGGCTGCTCCGTTTTAACTGGTTGCAAGTCAATGGGAAGCGTGAGTGTGGCGATTACTGCGAGCAAAAGCGCGAGCCCAAATAGTTTTCTTCCGAAAGACATGTTTCCTCCAAGTGTTGAGAGTTGGGACCCCTAGCGACCCGGCGGGCCTCTGAGTCTTATTAACGCGTAAGAGACACAGTGAGTTTGCGCGAATCGAGAATCTGGTTCGTAAGCCGAGCAACTCTTTCAAACGGAGCCTGGGCGTGGAGTTCCACGGTTCGGATTCCGAGCAACGGCCAATTCCCTGGCCGGTACCTCGATGCCCTGTCATGAACGCATTCCGGAGACAGTGAGGCTGGGGCTGCCGGTACGACTTCCTGCCCCCTTGCTGAGAGCAAACCAGCACGTACTCCATTTCTTCAATCAAAACCCCGGTCCGCTTGCTCTGCATGCCAAGCAAGAATCTGAATTTCGGAAGAATTCTTAGGAGCGATGCGGATACTAAAAACTCGGGAATGATCGTTGCAAACTGCGTTGGACGGAGGAGCGATCAGTGGAAGCAGAGTCTTCCAGTGGAAGCCGTGCAGCGAGGTACCCGTTTGTCGCTGAGGTGAGGGCCACGAATTTGGCCTCCGGAACACAGATCTATGGAGAAACGGAGGATTTGAGTATAGGCGGATGCTGCATCCGCACGCGTGAGCCATTGCCTCGTGGCAGTTCCATCCTGGTGGAAATCAAAAGAAGCGGAATTCTCTTCGTAACTCGAGCAACTGTAGCCTACAGCCTGGCGGCAGAAGCGATGGGTGTAATTTTTCTGAACGTGCCATCCGAGCAGATGCCAATTCTCGCAGGCTGGCTTCAAGCTGCAATTCCAACCATTCGTCGCAATGTAAGGGAGGAACAGCCGGGCAGTGAGGCTGCGGATGCTCTCCTTGAAAAACCGGAGACAATCAGCGATTAGGATAGCCCGCCTGTGTGTCAACGAAACCCTTACGTTTCATTGGACCGACTCCAAATCCGCCCATTGCCCGTTGCTGAAAACTGCGATCTTTGTGATCGGGTGTAACTCCCATAACGTCGGCCTGTATTAGGGCGGGTGGCCCACTCGTGCGGATTTTTTTCTTCTATCTGGCGGCGCACGGGGAGAGGATACCGCTTCTGCACGTCAGCACGGAGTAGCGAGATGAAGGGCAGCCCGAGTCTGCTCGGTCAGTGAACCTAGGGCAATCGCGGATCAGATACGGGGGCCCATCAAATCACTCCGTTCATCTCCCAAAACGGTAACTGCGCTCGAGTTCACCCAGGCGGGTCACGAGTTCTGAATGTGACTGCACGTGGAAAAGATACCTGGGTACGTCTCTTACCGTGCTGCGGGCCATAAATGGCTCCCCCCAGAAACTCAAAAGTATTTCTGTGTTTCCGTCAGGTTCCGTCTCTGCCCGGATGAACGATACACTTTCGCGGAGCGGGCACCAGATCGGCGGCTGCATTTTCTCGGAGCCGGCACACGCACGCCTTGATCTTAGGCATCACGTCGTCGCGCCAGCGCTCCTTCTCGCTCTCATCCAGAATGAATTGAATGGCAGTGACGCGGGGGTTTTCGATTGCTGGCCGCAGGAGAGCATCAAAAAGGGTTTGCGGTCTGAACATGAGCAGGCAGACGTTAAAATAGAGCATTTCTCCGAGGGAACGACGCGCGAACTGCGCGCTCATCGAGCGTTACTGCGACGGCCCAATGAGTACGGCGTCAGGCGGCTGCAAAGCCGCTTGCATCTTCATCACCGCCGCCTCTGCCCGCTCGATGTGCTCCGTCAGACGCCCTTGTTGGTGTTCGCGGCGCAAATCGCGAAGGAGAAGGAGCGCTAGAAGCAGAAGCATCATTGTCAAAAGAGCTTCGGCTTTCACAATGTGCAGGAAATGCAGGACCAATGCCGCGACCGCGGCTGTTATCCCCGCCACGGCGTCCCAATCCACACTCAAGAACCGTTTCATACTTCCTGTCCGCGTTGTGATCCGAGAAAGCATCTTGCAGCCGCCTTGTTACTTCCGTTCGCTTTGCGCCCCGCCCTCCCCGGCTTCATGGTAATGGCCCGAGACGGGTTCCGTGGCTGCCACATACATTCGTTCAGCGTAGTGGATAAATTCTATATACGCTTTAACGTACGCGTGGCCCGCCTCGACATTGTTTTTGTTGAAGTCCGCCTTTTCCAGCGCGCCTTGGAAATGCTCGCGAAGCCCCTTCTCCGCAGCTCCATTGACAAGCTTCACCAGCGGCTCTGCTGTCCGATCCGCGAGCGCTTTGTCCGCGGCGGGGATGGCGGGGCCGAGATCCCGGCCCGCAGGTTTGAGCCCAGTATAGGGCGCTCCTTCGCCCGCTCGATGCAGGCGCACTAGGGTCTCGAAGAAATATCGATCGGCTAGCGCCTTCGCTTCCGGGCTCAGTTTCCGGACAGTCATCGTTTGGTCAAAGGCTTTTCGTATTTCAACTTCATCAGCCTTTTGCACCCAAATGAGAACGAGATTGACGTTTCCTGTCTCCAGCGCTTTCTGCGCCGCCTTGACCACGGGTCCATCCATTCCATCGCAGTGACCCAGGGCACGGTTCGGCGTCAAAACCAGGAGGCCCAGAACAAGCAGAGCCCGCTTCCAGCTACGTTCCGTCATGGCGCACCTCCTTTTTGGGGTGAAACTTGGCGGCTTGCGCATTCCATTCTCTGAAATTTTTTTTGCCAGCGCACCCCGGCGAGAGGATAGCACTTCTGCAAGTTAGCGTGGAATGGTGCGATGGGGGCACCCCGGATCTGCTCGGTCATTGAACCCGGGGCACCCGGCTGAAATAGTGAGCGTAGGCTCTTAAGATTTTGGGGAGGGCGTTCCCGTGCCTTGTTGAGACAAGTTTCGCCCGCCCCCCAGTCGCTATCTGTGGAAGCTCAGGACAAATGCCTCAACCTTTCACAGGGATCGTGACCGGCTCAGCGAGCTTGAACGTGAGTGGAGTCTCGGGGCGAAGATGGATGTCTTTCTTTCCCGTCAGAAAGGCCACCGTCGTTCCTACCCCTGCGCCCACAGGCCCACCGATTAGCGCGCCCTTACCGCCACCGGCGAGCGCGCCAATCAAGACTCCTCCGCCTGCTCCGCCGCCAATCCACGCCCAGTTGCGTTTCTTGTGGTCGCCGCCAGCCTTCCAGGAAGCAGTTGTGCGGACGCCGTAGTTCTGGCCATTCACTGAAACGCCTTCGAGCTCCAGCTGCAACCGCGCCCTGCCCATTAATCTTCCTGAGTGCCGTGCATCAACAACCAATCCCTCAGCGTAGGCACCCCGAGGGATGACCGTCTTGCCATCAATGATCACGGGTTCTGAGACCGTAGCCTCAAAGTGATCTCCCGGTCTGCTCTGGTCGCTCGCCAGGGCTTGATTCAGAGTCACATGGATGGCTGTGGTTTCAGGCAGCGTCAGAGCTTCTGAACGTTTCGGCAAAGTAGCAGCCGCAACCCCCAGCGCCACTACGAGCAATACCGAACCACCAACCATCAAGTATTTTCTTTTGGTCAGAATCATAAGCACCTCGAAGCCCGATTAGAGTCAGATGGTTTTCCATCGAGTACCTTATTAAATGATTTGAAATGAATAAGTTGCCAATTTTTTACTTCCAGGATCCCGGCAAGAATTACATGACTTGAGAACTTCTGGAGTACTGCGAGTACTAATGGCGGAAACAGCGAAGGTCGTGGGACTAGAAGATTTCAATAGCTGGATTTTTGCGTCCAGCTCATGGGCCTCATTGTGAACCCATCGCGAGAAGGGCCCGCTCAGACGTACAATTTGTTGTCAGAGAGGACGTCCGAATTATTTTCAGGATCACAACCCTGTATCACTCTTGCAATTCATCCGGCGTACAAAACGAGGGTGCCCCGCGCACATTTAAAGACCGAAGCGCGAAACGCGAAATACGAAACGCGAAATGTGAAACGCGAAACTCGAAATGCGAAATTGTCAGATGGGGCGGCGGAGGCCGAGTTTGCGCATGCGGGCCTGCAGGGTGGTGCGCTTGAGGCCGAGGAGGGCGGCGGCGCCGCTGGGTCCGGCGATGCGCCAGTGGGTAAAGCGGAGGGCGCGGAGGATGTGCTGGCGCTCGGCTTCTTCGAGGGTGGAGATGGCGGCATCGGCCGGAGCGCGGGAGGGGGCGAAGGAAAAAGCGTCGCCGAAGGCGGCGGCTGGAGCGGGCTTTAACTCGGCCAGGGGGACGCGGAGCTCGTTGCCGGGGGAAAGGAGCACGGCGCGCTCGATGAGATTTTCGAGCTCGCGGATGTTGCCGGGCCAGGAGTAGCTGACCAGGGCGTCCATGACTTCGGCGGGGACGTATTCGACTTTTTTATTGAGCTGGCGGCTATAGCGCTGGACGAAGTAGCGGACCAGGAGGGGCACGTCTTCGCGGCGCTCGCGCAGCGCGGGAACGTGAATGGGGAAGACGTTGAGGCGGTAGTAGAGGTCGCTGCGGAACTGTTTATCGGCGACGAGTTTGGCGAGGTCGCGGTTGGTGGCGGCGACGACGCGGGTGTCCACGCGAATGGTGCGCGGGCTGCCGAGACGCTCGAATTCCTGCTCCTGGAGGACGCGGAGGAGTTTGGGCTGCAGATCGAGGGGGATGTCGCCGACTTCGTCGAGGAACAGGGTGCCTTTGTCGGCGAGCTCGAAGCGGCCGATCTTCTGGGCGATGGCGCCGGTGAAGGCGCCGCGCTCGTGGCCGAAAAGCTCGGATTCGAGCAGGCCGGAAGGGATGGCGGCGCAGTTGACCTTGACGAAGGTGCGGGCGCGGCGCGCGCTGCGGTTGTGGATGGCGCGGGCGATGAGCTCCTTGCCGGTGCCGGTCTCGCCGAGGATGAGCACGGCGGTGGAGGCGGCGGCGACGAGCTCGACCTGGGCGAGGGTGCGCTTGATGGCGGCGCTTTCGCCGATGATCTCCTCGAAGTTGAACTCGCTGCGGATCTCTTCTTCGAGGTAGAGCTTTTCTTCGTTGAGCTTGTTCTTGAGGGCGTCAATCTCCTTGAAGGCCAGGGCGTTTTCGACGGCGATGGCCACTTGCCCGGCGACCTGGCGGAGGAGCTCGACGTCGGCCTCGGGAAAGGCGTCGGGGCGGCGGCTGGCGAGATTGAGGGTGCCGAAGGTGCGGCCGTGGGTGAAGAGCGGAACGCAGCAGATGGAGGTGACGCCTTCGCGGCGGAGGATGCCGATGATTTCGCCGGGGAAGCGGTCGAGCTCGGGGCCGCGCAGAAGGCAGGGCTGGCCGGTGGAGAAGCAGCGGCCGGAGGGCGAGGCGTCGAGGGGCACGATCATCTCCGGGCGGAGGAGTCCCTGGGCGGCGGGGAAATCGAGGGCGTGAATGCGAAGCAGGCCGCTGGCGGGATCGAAGAGGGCGAGGCTGGTGTAGTCGTGGTGGATGACGCGCTCGAGGGTGGTGACGATGCCGCGGAAAAGTTCCTGGAAGTCGCGGTGGGCGACGAGCAGGTTATTGACTTCGAGGAGCACCTGGAGGCGGTCGCGTTCGCGGGCGAGTTGCTGCTGGTAGGCCTGGGAGCTCTCGGAATTGAGGGCGTTGTCCACGGCGACGGCCACCTGGCTGGCGACGCGCTGCAGGAATTGCAGCTCGGCGTCGGTGATGCGCTGGGCGGCGCGGCGGCCGAAGCCCAGCGCGCCGATGCGGCGCTGGGCAGTGGTCAGGGGGAGCAGGGCCAGGGAGTGGACGCCCTCGGCTTGCAGGCGCTGCATGAACTCGGGGTAGCGCGCATCGAGGGCGGCGTCGGCGACGAGAAAGGGCTGCTGCATCTGCAAGACCCAGCCCGCAGGATGGTTTTCGACGGGCGCCTCGGTGCCGGGTTCGTGATCGGTGGGCTGGCGCGCTTCGAGGACGTGCAGGCGCATGACGTTACGCGCGGGATCGTGGAGGACGAGGGCGAGGAAATCGAAGGAGACGACGGAATGGAGACGGCCGGAGAGATCGTGGAAGAGGGCTGGCAGATCGCGGTGCTGCGCGACGGCTTCGCTGACTTCCAGCAGGGCTTCGAGCTGGCGCCGGGACTGCTCGGGCGGCGCGGCCGCGTTGGGGGAGGAAGGAACGGGATCGGCCATGAGAGGCAGGATAGCACCGCGTTCCACGAGGCCTCAACCGTGAGGCGGGCAAGATCGTTGGTGGAGCCGTCGTAGTAGCGGTTGGATGTTTGGCTGCGCAGGATGTAGAGGGAAGCCACGGCGGTGTAGATGGTAGGCCCGTGGGGGCTCGAACCCCAGACCTCCACCGTGTCAAGGTGGCGCTCTAACCAACTGAGCTACGGGCCTAAATCCCACTCAGTTTAACACGAGTGAGATAGTGTTACGGAATAGGAAGGATTGGAACCTAGACCCGGGCGACCGGGCCGGCAAGCTGCGGGGAGGCAATTGAAAGAGGCAAGAGCTGGGGCGGGGGAAAACGGACCAGGCTTGTCCAACTTGTTGCAAGAGTTAACAGTGCGGGCGTTTTTTTATTTGACGCGAACATGTGAACGTGGTATTTCATAGTTGCCCTTCTAGCAGCCTGTTCGCGAGTGAGTTTTTCGCGATGGGAGCACTTGTGAGGAACGATCTCTCGCAAGCCGGGTTTCCCGTCTCATTCCGAACACCCCCGACAATTTGGACAACTCTTTTCTATTTGTGCGGCCTGCGGACCGCCAAAGGAGTTCCACGATGCACTCGAAAGTACGTTTACTCATCGTTCTGCCACTGCTCCTCGCTTGCGCCGGGATGCTGGCTTATGCCACGGCCGGCGCGGGGCAGACTGCCAACCATGAGGCCGGACCTGGGGCCGCACAGGACCAGGCGCAAGCCGCAGCGCCCTCGGGGGCGGACGGAGATTATGTAGGAAGCGACACCTGTATAACATGCCATCAAGATCAAGAGCGCCGCTTTAAGAACACCATCATGGGCAAGGTGATGGCCAATCCCCGGACGCCCCTGGAGGCCCGCGGTTGCGAAGCGTGTCACGGGCCGGGGAAAGCCCACGTGGAAGCCGGCGGCGGCAAGGAAACCATACCGCTGCGCTTCGGCAGGGATTCCAAGAACACGGTCGCGGAGCAAAACGCCGCCTGTCTGGAGTGCCATTCGCGCGGCGGGCGGCTGTTCTGGAGAGGCAGCCCGCACGAATCGCGCGGCATGGCCTGCGTGGACTGCCACCAGGTGAAGCAGGAGCTGCATGTCGCGTTGTCTACCGAAGGCCGCTACAACGCTCCACTGTCGGAGAACCGGGGCGTAAAGAAGTCGCAGCCGGAGTTGTGCCTGCAATGCCACCAGATGCGGCGCGCACAGCTGCAACGCTCCTCGCATATGCCCTACCGCGAAGGCAAGGTGACCTGCACCAGCTGCCATAATCCGCACGGCTCGCCGAATCCCAAGCAACTTCTGCAGAGCACGACCAACGAGAATTGCCTGAGCTGCCACACGGAGCGGCGCGGCCCCTTCCTGTGGGAGCACCCGCCGGTAATGGAGAACTGCGCCAACTGTCATGAGCCGCACGGCACCAGCAACCCGGAGTTGCTGAAGGTGCGCATGCCGCGCCTCTGCGATTCCTGCCACGTGGCCACGCGTCACCCCACGCAAGCGCAGCCCCTGGGTTCGATCAAGAATTTCAACCGCGGCTGCACTAACTGCCATTCCGCCATCCACGGGTCGAATCACCCGTCGGGCGACAAGTTCCTACGCTAGGAAGGGAGAGCGCGAAAATGAGAAAATTCACGCCGTTTGCAGTGTTGGCAGCCTGGGCGCTCCTGTTGTTCCCGGCGGGCGTCCTCGGCCAGGAGCAGACCACCGAACATGGGAGCGTCGATTTCGGGGTCCGGTACTCCTGGGGTGACGTCTATGGCCGGCCGGATCTCGCCCTCGATCCATGCCCGGCCTGCAGCCCGAGCGACCCTCTCTATTCCGGCCAGGGGCACGGTAGCCCGTTCGAACCGGCCTTGAAATCCTCGAAATATGGCGAGTACCGCGATTTGCGGGACGGTCTCTATATCCGCCGCTTCGACGTCAAGTTCGAAAACGTGCGGGGCACGAAGAATTACGTGGCCCTGCAATCGCAAAAGTCGTTTTACCGGGACCAGAGTTACCTGGCGACCTTCGGGCGGTACGGCAAGTTCAAGATCCAGTTCCGTTACGATGAGATCCCGCATACCTACAGCAACACCACGCGCACCCTGTTCACCGAAACCGCGCCGGGTGTGTGGAGCTTCCCAACGCTGATCCGGCAAACGCTGCAGGCCACCACCAGCGGCAA
Protein-coding sequences here:
- a CDS encoding PilZ domain-containing protein is translated as MEAESSSGSRAARYPFVAEVRATNLASGTQIYGETEDLSIGGCCIRTREPLPRGSSILVEIKRSGILFVTRATVAYSLAAEAMGVIFLNVPSEQMPILAGWLQAAIPTIRRNVREEQPGSEAADALLEKPETISD
- a CDS encoding DUF6448 family protein; translation: MTERSWKRALLVLGLLVLTPNRALGHCDGMDGPVVKAAQKALETGNVNLVLIWVQKADEVEIRKAFDQTMTVRKLSPEAKALADRYFFETLVRLHRAGEGAPYTGLKPAGRDLGPAIPAADKALADRTAEPLVKLVNGAAEKGLREHFQGALEKADFNKNNVEAGHAYVKAYIEFIHYAERMYVAATEPVSGHYHEAGEGGAQSERK
- a CDS encoding sigma 54-interacting transcriptional regulator, yielding MADPVPSSPNAAAPPEQSRRQLEALLEVSEAVAQHRDLPALFHDLSGRLHSVVSFDFLALVLHDPARNVMRLHVLEARQPTDHEPGTEAPVENHPAGWVLQMQQPFLVADAALDARYPEFMQRLQAEGVHSLALLPLTTAQRRIGALGFGRRAAQRITDAELQFLQRVASQVAVAVDNALNSESSQAYQQQLARERDRLQVLLEVNNLLVAHRDFQELFRGIVTTLERVIHHDYTSLALFDPASGLLRIHALDFPAAQGLLRPEMIVPLDASPSGRCFSTGQPCLLRGPELDRFPGEIIGILRREGVTSICCVPLFTHGRTFGTLNLASRRPDAFPEADVELLRQVAGQVAIAVENALAFKEIDALKNKLNEEKLYLEEEIRSEFNFEEIIGESAAIKRTLAQVELVAAASTAVLILGETGTGKELIARAIHNRSARRARTFVKVNCAAIPSGLLESELFGHERGAFTGAIAQKIGRFELADKGTLFLDEVGDIPLDLQPKLLRVLQEQEFERLGSPRTIRVDTRVVAATNRDLAKLVADKQFRSDLYYRLNVFPIHVPALRERREDVPLLVRYFVQRYSRQLNKKVEYVPAEVMDALVSYSWPGNIRELENLIERAVLLSPGNELRVPLAELKPAPAAAFGDAFSFAPSRAPADAAISTLEEAERQHILRALRFTHWRIAGPSGAAALLGLKRTTLQARMRKLGLRRPI
- a CDS encoding DmsE family decaheme c-type cytochrome: MLAYATAGAGQTANHEAGPGAAQDQAQAAAPSGADGDYVGSDTCITCHQDQERRFKNTIMGKVMANPRTPLEARGCEACHGPGKAHVEAGGGKETIPLRFGRDSKNTVAEQNAACLECHSRGGRLFWRGSPHESRGMACVDCHQVKQELHVALSTEGRYNAPLSENRGVKKSQPELCLQCHQMRRAQLQRSSHMPYREGKVTCTSCHNPHGSPNPKQLLQSTTNENCLSCHTERRGPFLWEHPPVMENCANCHEPHGTSNPELLKVRMPRLCDSCHVATRHPTQAQPLGSIKNFNRGCTNCHSAIHGSNHPSGDKFLR